The following DNA comes from Magnolia sinica isolate HGM2019 chromosome 18, MsV1, whole genome shotgun sequence.
TCTTTCCATCAGATGCGCCCCCTCATGTTATCCTTTGTGTCCAAAAATCATGGCGATCAAATTTCATGTAAGAGAAGTAAAAAATGATtcaatgaagggttaggatcgcATAAACTTAGGTTAGAGAGGACTCGATTAGGCAGAAAGGCATAACCGTGCACTTTATCTTGATGGTAATAACTTTGCAACTGGTTATTTCttttgcatataatatatatttaaatgGCATGCCTCGTAGTTTAAAGCTTTAAGCGGCCCATgtgggagaatatattaaggAGATATACTCCAAGAGAGTTAAACACAAGATATTCTGTTCTAATATCATGTCAAACAAttagttgctctaaaagctcaggCTGTCAGAGAATAGTATATCATTGTATGTTAAGGAACTTTAACAAAGTTTGAGATAGATAACAACAATTGATGGAAAATTGATTTATTGGAATGTTGAAAGCTAGAGTTGGATAGTTCTTTCTAAAAAGTTGATGAACAATGGCAATatcaatattttaaaataataataataataataataataataataataataataataaaatgatgtATTTTTGTGGAAATGTTGTgctttattattaatttttattattaattatctTAAGAGCAAAGATTTTTGTTACCATACAATCTTGTGTGATCAGGAATATATATCTTTATTATTCTTGACCTTTTGATGATCTTTCTTGAAAACTAATAATACATTAGTCGCAATCTAGCCCACCATGGGAAACCACCTCCAATCCCACATTCTCTGCTCATTGAGATgctttgggtgtgtttggttgcttaTTATCTGATTAGAATCACAATAAGACAAATAAATATACAAGAACAAATCCAGACTAATTGCTATGAATAGATTTATTGCAATCCAAttgaattgagcatccaaacgcggCCTAGGATTCCCATCTTAGTTAGTAATTTTGTTTCAATCACATAGAACCTTGAGACTGCCATTTCTCATTTTCACAAATCATGCTCCATGTCATACACTAATATGAAACCAATACCTACACTCGGCTATATGCTATCCTAGAATGCAACCCCCACAATCGAATgtaaacggtgggccccaccaaggagATTTCCTGCCGTGAGAACCAGACTGATTTACTCATCTGGCCTGACAGACCATCGAAACTATAGATTGACAATGGTCTGACTTGgcatacaggtgtggcccacctatagaATGGATGAGCAGGATTTTCGAGACAGGAAATCTTCACGGTGGGACCCGTTATTTATATGGCTCGGATGTCCTGAACAAGTGATGATTGATGGTAGATGATAGGTTCCCCTTACATGTACCTACCATGGTAGAAGATACTACCATATTTATTAACATTTTTCAGTCAAACCCCAAAACTCACACGCTCACACCCAATGCTCTTGATTTCACACGTGCCTTTCTCTGGGGTCATGCCAATGGAAGTGCATGCCATCACCAGCTGAAGCTGATAGACTCAAAGTGCAAGTGGTCCGCCAAACCAGAAGAACAAATGGTTGCAACCTCATGCCTCATTTTGGTGGGACCACACACCAAAACTCCAACGCTGGATCCTTCACACTCCAACAGCATCTCTGCAATGATCACACATGTACAATCCAATATAAGCTGTTTATACTAGAAATAAATCAGGGCCATTGGTCGGCTGGCCAGTCTGAAGTCCCATTGGCCTCAAACCGACATGGGCCACAGTTGGGTTTGTTCTATCAGACACATTAGAATTATAAGAGGCCAGATCCTCTACAACGTTTGTGGAATCAGCTTATTCTACAAACATTGTATGTGGACCACTACAGTATGTATGTGCATGGCATTGAACCTGTCTAGAAGGCTAGCCAAATCAAGAAAATGGGTGGCTCAAAAAAAAATCTAACCAATCCagctatcatgtgggccaccatgtgaatttggaagCTTTGTTGTCCATTGTTTATatcttgtggtccacctaatggttGTATATGTCCGATTCTTTAGAGGTTGAAATACATAAAAACAATGCGGCAAAACTTCACAAAAACCTTTAATTCATAGTAGCCTACATAATACCTAAATCCGAGGCGTCTTAGTTTTATGGTGGGGTGACTTGGATGCCGTAAgaacatcatggtagccccacaTGCAAGAGTTGGAGAACAAGCTTATTCCACAAAGGTTGGAGATAGGGGTGCACACAGAACCAGTAGAACCGGTAAACTGGACCGGAACCGACCCCCCCGcatggtttggtccggttctgaaaatcaaagaaccggttagtTCGGTTCATTTCTTAGTTTGGTGTTCTGTAAAATTGGACTGGACTGTGAACTGGCCCTtagtcaataaatatttaaattttatttaaaaaaaaaaacacatataaataaataaataaaactagaccattcatcaaatggatcacaacaaaAATAAACATTGGTAGCAAAATCATTTTGGGAACAAGAAAGGatcataaaaacaaaccatgacaatatttgggctggattataaaaacaaaCTATGCAATtgattggattataaaaagcctaaGACTGTAGAAACGAACCGGAATGAACCAGTTTTTTACGATCCGGTTCCAATTCGGTTGTAGGGTGCAACAGTCAAGTTTCTGGTTTTAGTTTTCCTAGAATCGTTAGGAACAGTTTGATTCcgatttcaccccaaaaccggactgAACCGAGCCGTCTGCACCCCTAGTTGCAGAGGATCCAGCCTCTTAGAATGGATCCATCAGAATGAAATGGGCCTAAAAGACGGGAAGGGCCACTTCATGCAAGCTTCAATGGAGAAGGTTGCACCCCTAGTTGCAGAGGATCCAGCCTCTTAGAATGGATCCATCAGAATGAAATGGGCCTTTAAGACAGGAAGGCCCACTTCATGCAAGCTTAAATGGAGAAGGTTTTAAAGGGTTAGTATCAGCTTACTCTTGAGATTGGGCCTTTCACCAAAGTGCACCTTGGTAGCTTGCACAAGAGACTGGTGGGGCAGGCTCTCCAGCTCCCTATCAGCATTGTAGAACCATGACCCAGGTGACACTGTCGGTGTCGCCGCCTCCATGTTTTGGATCTGTTGGGCTTTCATTGCATTTTGTTTCTTGTTCCAAAGCACCGCTGCACTCGCCGTTGTGGCTATGCCGACGCATATGAAAAGCAAGCTAAAGAGCGCTTTCGATGAATAGGAATAGATATTGTTAGTGTTATGATCGATGGGGTATATGTAGTAACGGTTGAGAATGCCCAGAAGTATGAGATACATGATGAATGAGGCTGATATGATTGCGCCGAGCCATAGCCAGTTGTTTTGGCCCAGCACTGGAGAGATGGGTGCGTCTGTTGGGCTGGGCTTGAACCACATTGCCCGGAGTTGTTTTTGGGCTTGGGCATTGGTGGGGTCTTTCTCTCTAGTGACAAAGGCCTCAAGCTGGAGTTGGAAGCGGGAGATGTCGGATGGGGTGCCAGTGATTGGAAGGAGGAGATCGAGCATGGTGAGGTCCTCAGAGTTCTTGAATGCACAAATGAGGAGGACGCGTGGGACCGACGAGCTTTCTGTGGTGCTACGGAAGATGAGCTCTCGAATGATGGAGATGAATGGAGTAATGCCGCTACCGCCACTTACCATTATCAATGCATCGTGCCTGCACCGTCGATCGATGTCCATTAAAtttagtgggccatgtccatTTCACTATGTTTGATTGGGCCACTAAGGTCATTGGATACATACAATGTGGAGGCTGGCAATGGGCTAGGTAGCTATCTTGTTGGGcctctaggcccaccatgatatcacAAGTGGAACCTGGGTTGACTTTCAGGCCCCACAATTGGAAGAACCAGGCCTGTCAACCTGGGCTGAATCAGGCCCATTGCCATCCTTAGATGTTTGGATCCATCAAAAGCCCAAACCTGGCCTTTTAAAAACAGATATTGTCCACACCTTAGGAAGTGAGTTGAAACTGGACCATAAGGTCCTTCAACTGAAACATCCAGACGGTCGACGGAAGATGGCGATGAAATCATCTGGTAGAGCTTTTGGGTCCAGCATCCTTCGTTCTTGATGATGACGCTGAGCTTATCGGGCTCCATGCTACTGTTAGAGGTCACAGTGAAAGGATGCCACTGAAGAGCCGAAATGCTCGGCATGTTGATGAACACGATGCTCGTCGGAGTGTAAGTCAGCCCTGCAAATCAGAGCTTCAAAGATCAATCTTGGATGATATAAGGTAGGACCCACAATCTATCTGGGCCACAAGATGTAAACACCAGCTCGGACCACTGATTCATTGTTAGACTCCAACAAAGGCCCATGAAAGAGCCCATAGGCCCAATGCCAGCCCATAGGAAGATGATGGGCCTATGATCAAATCCTCACCTGGGCTTTTGGAGAAGTTGAGCTCGATCGCTTCACATGGTAGGATGCGGGCCGAGACCAAACGGACGTTGCGTCTCGACTGTAGGAATCGCAGGTAGCGGTCGAGGAGGAAGAGATAGATGCCAGGTAGAATGTAGCAGAAGAACGAGATGCCGACGTGGAgtaggaagaagaaaaggaatatGAAGTAGAGATGATGTGTGTAGTAGAAGAGCTCGAACATCTTACGCCGTACACGTGGGAtgcttgtggcccacatgagcagccCTGCGATTAATGCTACTTCTCCTGGCACGACCGCCACCCCGATCGTATTCCATTTTAGCAACTGCAACGTAACAAAGGGAGAATTACATTTAAGATGGGTGTGGAAGGATCCGTTTGGATGCAtgattgaattgaattgtgatcAATTGGGAAATCACAGGCACTATGTTAATCTGTAATGACAATGGAATACTTGGTTGTGTTTCTATGCATTTTAAGTTGGAGTTGAAATGATTATAGTGGTATTCTTAATGGATCATCAACTAGAGTTATTACAATTCATTTGGATTGGCCATCCAAACGCACCCCAATATAATTTCCATTTTGTGGTGTCTATTCATCAGGGTGGGTCTCACCTactgaacagattggatggcttataacaAGCTGGTGGGGCCCAGTTCAACATCTGGAAGGTTCTTGATGGTGCGCGTCTGACATCACTATCGCTCcttgtggtgtgacccatatgagttttggatcttcctgatttttgggTGACTTGGAGTACATGAGGGGGCTCAcatgatagatggattggatgtcatgcacacctCACTGTGGATCCCGTACAAGAACTTCTCTGATGAGAAGTGCGTCCCACTTGATCAGGAAATCAAACGAAAAAGGTCCATTCCCATAAGATATACCCACAGCAGACTTATGCTATGggtcttttattcatttatttattatttaatggGATCAAGCCCAAACTAGTGAAATTATCCAAGAAAGAGAGCTCATTTGACATCCTAAAGCATCgaaataaagtggaccacatcttcGATATGGTTCACCAACAGCCAGATTTGCCTGTAGTGGGTACACCCAAAAGCCAAAAcagaaatatcatctttctttctttactccttttacttttgtttggatgattttattATGGCTCGACCACAAAAGCCCAACGGTTGAGACGAGGCTTTTAACAAACagttactcagtacccttagggtactgagtaaaccgtgtggggtctactgttatttatttattttatccactccgttaatccatgttaacagataattttagtattaggtcccaaaaatgaagcaaattaaaatctcaagtggaccacactataggaaatagtttgattgaacctctaccattgaaaattttttggaggccaaagaagttttggatcaagctgatgtttgtggtttctctttatCCATATCTtcctgatcttatgaacaggttggatgacaaataaaaattaatttggaccctaggaaggtttcaacggtggaaatcattattccacactgtttcctgtgtaatggtccacttgagctttggattcacttcaattttgagatcaacccctaaaattatcagtaaaaatggatggacagtgtggataaaccatatatatatttacagtgggccaactgagtttactcagtacgatatgATTTTGTTATGGCTCGACCACAAAAGCCCAACGGTTGAGACGAGGCTTTTAACAAACAGTTACAGTTAAGAGCTCCAAACTGGACAGACACCCTCTACAACATCCAAGTCTTTGGGGGCCACAGTGCTGTAAATGTACAATCCGCCACATCCATCAGATTCTATACTCGATATTAGAGCATTTCACCAAATATCAGATAAATCCACAAGTCAGATGTGCCACTCCATATGAGATAATGGGGTATGGGATGCCGACCATAGACTTGCATGTGGGGCTAAAATGGTGTAAATcgttcatcaaacccgttaatcagatgTAACTCATAAGGatgaatataaaatacaaaaatcatacCTGAtataaaaactcaggtgggccacaccgtcaaaACTTAGTGTTTTTGGGAGAAACTTTACATTGTTTATTAGTGTCGCCCAATGAGTTTCTAATCGGGATTTTCTTTTTTGGGTACAATTCTaataatggttctcacctgatggatggattggatcttacatattcaacatggtggaccccacaagacaATTCCCCCTCCCTAGCTAGGCTAACATTAAATGCTCTTAAAGACATTTATAGAAGAAAATAAATTGCACGACTTCAATGCGCACAGACAGCACAGAGAATCAATGAGCGCATAAATCTCCCACCATTTAAAGACATACAGCGATAATCAAgcatttcaaaaatctaaaatttcaaaaGTCCATTTTTGAAGGGATAGGAAATTCCCGCCCACCATCATCAGACAGTGAGTGCTATATGCGCACCGAGTCTTCATACGCACTGTGCGCATACAAAGAAAATTAGTACCTCAGAAATGTGACCCGTTGCAGCCCCCAAGATAATGTAACACAGACCATGCGCCGTGAAGAGGGTCATGACAATGTGTCCAATCCACATATGGTACTTGATACTTCCCTCCGAAGTGAGGCCCACCAGCGGCAAGATCGACGATCCTCGTGTGACTGGAAAGAAGAGAAATCCACAACAGATGTTGCCCAGCAATCCCAACCGTAGAGCTGCAGTATCTAGCTTAGCTTCCCACCTATCAAATTAAAACCTTGTATAATGTTTATAATATCCACTGatctgatgggtcccatcatggattgAACTACtgcatcagatgatcctagccatccactgAAAATGGACAATCATAAACAGTAGTCCACATCTAAGCATGACCCAAGTAAATGATTAGGATCGTCCGATGTGGACGTTATACTATTATCTCTAAGATTgccaaaaggtggggcccacactggatttaaaaataaaaataaaaattgcatggGCAGAGATGTTCTTACACTTTCTCGCCGTCTGCCTGGGCGGACTGTGCATTGACAGCTTTGAAGCCGACGTGCAAGAAGCTGGAGAAACACCAGATGAGGAGTGCAACAAACATGGAAGAGAAGGCCAGCTCTATGCCTGAAACAATCCCCAATGGGCCTTTCACAATCGCAGGCCGTCTCCATATGGCAAGCCGTTGATTTCTACCATTGCTGCCATCCAAACCAATCAAGCAAGGATAGTaccatcatcttcttcatctcaTGAAAAACATATAATCCTAGTGGAAAAGGATGAGCATTCAAGTAGCCCACATGCCATGAAATAAAAGATCTGAGCCATTGATGGTCCAATCTGACCCACCATGGCCGGTGAACTGATGGTTAAAACTAATGTCACCAGCAGTTCACATTCAACAtgaaaagttatatatatttatatatatatatatatatatatatatatatatatatatatatatatatatatatatatatatatatatatatatattcagttaATATCGTCCAGTCAGTGCAACTTCTAAAAACTAGGCCATCCCACGTCAGGGTCATATAGATGAATGGCTACGATCAACCGCTAAGGGACACACCCAAACCATCTTAACTataaaatcataataaaaaaatctttttgacccttgatttttataatcATAATGAAACAATCAGGGTGGGTGTAGATTTCAATCCTCATATAAAATGCTACACATACCATCCATTGTAGCTACCATCTTTCTTTCGCAAATGGAGATAAACACAGCCCAATGCAGCAATGAATAAGATGGGAAATGTAAAGGTTAGCATATTTGCACctgcaaaattttcaaaataaaataagaaaaaaaaaataaaaaaaaaaatctcctatCCAAATGGGTGGTGGTCAGATGATACATATTCAcataaaagaataataataataattaataaataaaaattgaaatagaGGGTGTAGAAAATCCCAACCTTGTGTACCGAAATAGGTAGAATTTGTTTCAGACCGTAGCTTTGGCTGCCATATCTGTCTGTAGGTGCTTGTGGGCATCATTatccacatcatcatccaaccaagaAATACAATCCCAAGCAACACTTCCATTGCTGTTTGGATACTCTTCTTTCCTCCATTGGAATCCATGTCTCAAAATCAAAAAGACCCACTTTCTCTTTCTTATTATATTTATCTAAGGACTCTCCAACCCTTTTTGAGGGAATGTATCTTGGATACTCTTATTTATAGAGGTTTGAGAGGTGCggttttgattttgagaaaaagatATCAAGTTAGAGAATTTTGGAAAGTGCGTGATTCATGTCCTTGTATATACACTTGCAATAACAGTAGTAAGAAAATTCCCTTTGTACGTCAGAACGCAAGTCAACCAGCTGCACGTGGGTTTGTGTTTCCGTACGCCTAGATGAACGAGTGTTTATTCGTTGTGACTCGAATCTGGGAGAGTCCCTGCAAGGACGGTGGATCTGGACCGTTTATCTGTTAGGCTTCTCCGTTGATATATTCAGGCTGTATGATCCTGGGTAATTGTCTAAGTGATACTCCCCTTTAGAATCTCATTGATGATAATATCCTTATATGGTTTTCttttcaatggtccacattcagctgtacaaaggggtggcaatgggctggattGCTGGTCTAATGGCCGATGACTGGTCTAATTATCCAGTATCTTTGTTACACAAAAGAAGGGATGATTTGAGACATTATTAGTAATCtaattcaatgtacatgtgtgatTTAAAAGTAAATTTTATATTTTGGGTCATCTTAATTTCTATGGTTACAACCATTTATATGACACATGATGAAGTAATGCAAAAGAATATCTTAAATTCAGGCTATTTCTAATGTTTAATCATACCACTCGTCCCATAGGGTTGGCTTATGATGCAGGGAGGACGTGACGTGGTCTATCACTGTCTTCCTAAGGGGATATCTACTTTGAATCCGTGGGACCCTTTGGACCCCTCATGAAGAACTCTCAAACACACAAgaaataaaagtagaaataatttttaataaattagttgaataatgataaaataaaataaaattataactctttaaataaaaaaaactcaaacttagaacaGAGTTTTAGACTAAAATTCCAACTCAAACAACCCTAAAAATGTGACGTACTATAAAtttatagtaaacttattatttataaactaCTGCTattcaggaagcggattgcgtactgagtaactcagtacggtaagcatactgagtaaactccgtgggccccaatgttattcatgcattgtatccactccgtccatctcttttaacacataattttagggctttgtcccaaaaatggagtatatccaaacctcaaatggaccacaccattgaaacagtgtgaattgaacatctaccattgaaaaattcttagggacaacggaaattttagatcaaactgatatttgtgttttcccttcatccatgtctttctgatcttatgaacatgttggatgacaaataaacatcactgggggccttagaaagttttcaatagttgaaatcaatagttccacttttttcagtggtatggtccacttgtggtttgtatatgtatcaattttggtttgaacccataaaatgatctgga
Coding sequences within:
- the LOC131233862 gene encoding ferric reduction oxidase 2-like: MDSNGGKKSIQTAMEVLLGIVFLGWMMMWIMMPTSTYRQIWQPKLRSETNSTYFGTQGANMLTFTFPILFIAALGCVYLHLRKKDGSYNGCNGRNQRLAIWRRPAIVKGPLGIVSGIELAFSSMFVALLIWCFSSFLHVGFKAVNAQSAQADGEKVWEAKLDTAALRLGLLGNICCGFLFFPVTRGSSILPLVGLTSEGSIKYHMWIGHIVMTLFTAHGLCYIILGAATGHISELLKWNTIGVAVVPGEVALIAGLLMWATSIPRVRRKMFELFYYTHHLYFIFLFFFLLHVGISFFCYILPGIYLFLLDRYLRFLQSRRNVRLVSARILPCEAIELNFSKSPGLTYTPTSIVFINMPSISALQWHPFTVTSNSSMEPDKLSVIIKNEGCWTQKLYQMISSPSSVDRLDVSVEGPYGPVSTHFLRHDALIMVSGGSGITPFISIIRELIFRSTTESSSVPRVLLICAFKNSEDLTMLDLLLPITGTPSDISRFQLQLEAFVTREKDPTNAQAQKQLRAMWFKPSPTDAPISPVLGQNNWLWLGAIISASFIMYLILLGILNRYYIYPIDHNTNNIYSYSSKALFSLLFICVGIATTASAAVLWNKKQNAMKAQQIQNMEAATPTVSPGSWFYNADRELESLPHQSLVQATKVHFGERPNLKKMLLECEGSSVGVLVCGPTKMRHEVATICSSGLADHLHFESISFSW